GTCCGTCTGCAGGGGGGGGCCTTGGTCTGcggggagagaaaagagaagggggtgggggggacgggggggaggGTTACATctggggggggcaagggggtgcAGCCAGCACCTCTTGCCCCACGGCTCCCGGGTCGGTTGAGCCCCCCcacgccccctgcccagccccgtgcccgtGAGCGCGTGCCCCCTCCCCGAGCCGATCCCGGTGGGTCCCCCGCTCCCCGTCCCCCTCCACGCGTGtgccccccccacgcccccccccatGTCTCACCTGCGAGGAGGCCGGGGTTGGGAAGGAGGCTTCCCTGCACGGCGGCCACGATGGCGGGGCTGTGCGCGGCGGCCGAGCCCCCCGCGAGGTGCGGCAGGGCCAGGccgggtgggtgggtgggggggggcagccccccggaCGGCATGCTGCTGGCGAGGGCCCCATGCAGCGGGAGGGCGGGGGGGTTAGCGGGGAAGGCGGCGCCGAGGGGCTCGGCGGGGGGGTTAGCCATGCTCAATGGGATGGCGGATGGAGGCAATCCGAAGGGCAGGGCCGCGGGCGCATTACCGGGCACGGCGGGGTGGCCGCTGCCACCGAGGCTCCCAGCCAGGCTCTGGGACGGCGGCTGCTGCCCGGGGaacggcgccggggctgcggggggagcggtCAGCGCTGAGgaacccccccgccgccccccgccgccggccgcggggtgaaacacccccccccaccccgcccggGACTACTCACCGTGCGGGacggccgggccccggcggcggcggcggctgcggcggggggccCCGGGCAGCGGCTGCCCCACGGGCTCGGCGGGGGCCACCatggcgggggcgggcggcgcggccagCGGGTGGGCAGCGGGGGCCAGGGGggcgccggcggcgggcaggggctgggcgccgggcggcagcgggggcggctgctgctgctgctgctgctggaggtgctggaAGTGCTGCTGGCGCGCGCGCATCTCCGCGTACTTCAGCTGCTCCATGTGGAAGGCCTGGCGGTCCGCCAGCAGCTGCTGCCGCTGGTATTCCAGctggggggggcaagggggggtcAGCGGCGGGGTGTGGGAGCGGGTGCGGGGGCCCCCGCGCCCCCACCGGCACTCACGGCCTCGCGCTCCCGGTCCATGATGGTCTCCAGCTCCTCGAAGTGCCGCAGTTTGATCTCCAGCTTCTTCATCTGCGTCTCCACCAGCAGCGCCACCAGGGACTTGATCTTACGCTCCTCCACCGCCGCCAAGTGCTggggggggacgtggggtgggtgggggtcaGCACCGCCCGCcgggcagcacccccagcccctggccccggCCCTCACCTTGGCCTtcacggcggcggcggccagggcggcggcggcggcggtggagAGGTTCCCCTCCCCGATGTCCCGCTCCACCTTGGCCTTGCGCTCGGCCTCGGGCTCCGGCAGCTCCTTGGGCGCCTCGTCCGGCCCCTCCTTCGCCTCCTTCTCCTTCTCgggctcccctgcggcagggagggGGGGCCATGTCGGCGGGGCAGGGCTCAGcgtccccccccccgagcccggcCGGGCCCCCACTCACCCGCGCCCTCGCCATCGCCCTTGTCGGGCTCCTTCTCGCCCTCcgcctccttccccttctcctcctccttcttggGACCCTCCCCGGGCTTCTCCTTCGCCTCCTCCTCGGCGGCGCCGTCCCGGGGCTCCTGGGGAggcaccggccccgcggccgctcgAGTCCCCgcagcggccgccccccccgccggggcccccccgcgccccctccccgggccggcCTCTACCTTCGCCTCCTTCTTCTCCTCGGCCGGCTGCGCCTCCGCCCGCGCCTCCTCCGCGCCGCTCTCCTCTGGGGACACAGACGCGGGCTcaggcccggccgcggcccccccgtgcccccccccgcgcgGGCAGCGCCTCACCCATCCGCTCCGGCTCGTCCGAGGCGGTGCCGGCGAtgccgctgctctccagcccgaACGCGGGGTCGGCCTTGCCCGTCACCTTGGCCGCCTCCTCCACTTTGCGGACGTGGGCCTCCACCAGGGCCGTGGGCACCTCCTCCTTCATCTTGGAGAACTCCTctgggggggcagcgggccctcaggggggcgggcaggggggcccccccgccccgcggcaccAGCCCTGGGCCTCAGCGCTGCAGGTTCCTGGGGGCTTGTCCTCGCCCCACGGGTCTCATCCTGGCTCCCCCCCGGACTGGTCCTGACTCCCCACAGAGCCCCCTGCGGCACTCAGCCCCTCCCTGCAGCGCCCCCCCAGCACTCAGCCCCCCAGGACTGGTCCTGGCTCCCTACAGGACGGACCCTCTCCCTTTACGACTCCTGCCACCCCCTATGGACCCACCCGCAGGACTCACCCCCCCTCCTACAGGACTCATCTCCCCACAAGACCCCCCCCCGTCTCCCTaaagaaccccctccaggaccccccccgtCTCCCCAGAAGCCTTCCTACCTCCCTAGAGAGTCCCCACTGGACTCCTCCCTCTGTGAGACCTGTCCTGTCCCCCCACAGGACGGAGCCTGTCTGCCCACAGGCCTCGTCTCCCCGCGAGaccccccccggctccctccAGAACCCCCTACAGgacccctcctgcctccccctgaGCCTCATCCACCTCCTCCTATAGAAGCCCCTATAGAACTCAACCCGTCCCCGCCCGGGACTCATCTCCCCACAGGCCTCGTCCTGTGCCCCTACAGAAGCCCCTATAGAGCCCCCCGGGACTGGTCCCTCTgccgccagcccccccccggccccccgcctcaCCCAGAGCCGACTTGGCGGCGGCGGAGGCGACGCGGGGGTCGACGACGGAGGCCAGGAAGGCCACGGTGCTCATGACGGGGTTGCCCGACTGGCTGAAGGGGATGGGCTGGTAGGCCAGCGGCCCCAGCGAGGCCTCCGAGTCCTCCAGGTACGGGTCCTCGATGGGCAGGCGCAGGAAGTGCAGGATGCACTCGTCCTGCGTCCGGCTGCCCACGTGCTCCGACACCTTGTTCCAGTCGTCCTTGTACATCTCCAGGGCCTGCGGGACGGCGCCGGGGGGGTCAGCGGGGCCCGGTGGCGGCGGGGTCCCCCCCTTCCCCGCGGGTCCCccctcacctccagcagcagcagcgtctCCTGCTCCGTCCACTCCCGCGTGGCGCTGGCGGCGGCTTtgctctgcggggggggggaaaggggtgagcggcggcgggcggggggacggggagggggacGGGGCGGGCCCCACCTTGGAGGGGACGTTCTTCTTGGTGTACATGTCGGTGCGGAGGCCGAAGTTCTGCATGTCGGCCGGCTTCTCCTTGCTCTTGTCGGGGAAGTTCAGCATCTGCTGCGAGGCCGAGGTCTGCtgccgggggaggaggggggacgctggggggcgcggcggggggggacgggcCGCCTGGACGCCCAACCGAGCCCCCCGGAGAAGCCTTCGTGCCCCGTCTCGTCACGGCGTCCCCCCCGCGTCCCTGctccccggggcagggcggcATGCGGGGCGcgagggggaggagggaaggagccTTCCTCGGCCAGCGGCGGGGGGACGGACCCCAAGGAGCCGCCTACCAGCTCCGGCTTCCCCTTCACCGTCTCGCTGACCAGCTCCTCCATCTCTTTGCTCTTGCGGCCCGTCTTGGCGTCGCCGTCGCTCTGCCGGCCCTGAGGCACGGATCGAAGCTGTGcgatccccccccgcccccctccccggcccccaccccccgcgcccggccccccGCAGGGACCGGGGGACGGcagagaggcgggggggggacacatgcGGCTGGGCGAGGAGCGGCCGCCCCCCCTGCGCACCCACCTGGGGGGTCTTGGGCTGCAGCGGCACCAGCCCCGATGGCGTGTCGGCCAGCACGTGGAAGTGGGAGGTGGGTGGGGGGCCCATGGGGGTGGGACGGCTCTCGGCGTCCACCTGGTAGTTGATGAGGCCCCACTGCTCCAGGAAGGCGTGAACCCTGCGGAGAGCCGGGGCTCAGCGCCGCCCGcggccggccccccccccccacccggcacCGGgcgccccccggggccgccgcacCCACCGCATGATGGCGCAGACGTCGCCGGCCAGGTTGCGGCGGCAGGCGGTGGAGGTCAGGTACTCCTGCGGGTTCAGGCGGTACGTGTCGATCATGAAGTTGCGATAGGCCAAGTATCTGGGGAGAGCGGCGAGGCCTCAGCgccggcccccggggacgcggcggcggcggcggcggcgcggcggggcctcACATTTCGGGGGTCTTGGATTTGTTCTTGCCGTTGAAGAACTCGGGCAGGGCTCGGCGCTCGATGGCGTGGACGCTGCAAGACGAGAGGctcggggcgggcccggggcggcccccGCGCTGCCCTCGGCCCCCCCGTACCTGTTGTAGTCGAACCAGGCGGCGTAGCTGGGGATGATGATGTGGTGCGTCTGCTCCGTCACGTTGTCCTCGTGCAGGTCGGGGTTCTTGGCCTGCTCCCCCTTGCTCCCAGCGCCGTTCTCCTCCTCGTCCTGCCACAGACCCGGCGCCGCGTGGGCGAGGGGGTCCCGAGCCCCCTCCGTGCACCTTCCTCGTCCTCGCAGGCAGCGGGATGAGGGCGAAGGCGCCCGCGGCGCCAGGGGAGCGGGGGGACGGGGCCCTTCTGCACCCCAACGGGGGACAAGGAGAGAGGGACGGCGGCCGCCACGGCGCCGGCGGGGACGACGAGGGCCCGGGCCTCACCTTGCCGGCCGTCTCCATGCTCTCGTCCTCCTGCTCATCTGGAAGAGAGGAGAAGGCGCCGCAGCTGTGGGCGCTGCCGGGCGCACGGTCCCGGGGACCCGCCGCGGCGCTCGGCCCCGGCGCGCGCCCTCACCCAGGTCGGTCATGGTGCCCCCCTTGACGGGCGCAGACTCCGAGTCCTTCTTGGTGTTGACTGCAGCGGAGGGAAGCGGCGCTGAGCACCCCCGGGAGcggcccccggccctgcccgcgctcctgacggggcgggggggccccgcaGGGCGGCtgccggcccccccgccccgacctGTCTTGGGCAGGGTGACCTCCTCCACGTTGGGGACGGGCGAGGGCTCGTCCATGTCCTTCGTCaggtcctcctgctcctcctcgcGGTGCCCGCGCTTGGATTTGTTGTAGGGGGTGGAGGGTCTGCGGACAGAGATCCCCCCGCGCCCCCGTCACCaccgcgccccggggccgcgctccccgcgggggggccgcccccccagcccgggcTCACCCCTTCTTGGCGTTCTTCTTCTTGGCCTCGGGGGTGGGCGAGGGGGAGGGCGAGCGCTTTCGCTTCTTGTAGTTGCCCCCTTTCTTGTCCCGCCGGTCCGAGTCAGGGCTGTTCACCTGGAGGGGGCGGACACGGGGGGGTCGCTGGGTCGAACCGAGCGGGACGGCCAAGCAGAgacccccctcgccccccgccctgACCTCGTCCGTCAGCGTCTTGGCCGAGATCTTCTTCCTGCGGGCGACGGGGCTCTTCTCGTCCGTCACCTCGTAGTCCTCCTCGTTCATCCACTCGTTGAAGGTGTCGGTGTCCAGGATCCACTTGGCGTGGACCTGCCGGGAGGGGGCGAGGGCAAGTCAGGTAGCCCACGGGCAAGTTGGAGGGGATCGGGGGGGGCCACAGCCGCCGTCCCAGCCCGGGGCACCCCCGTTACCTTCCGGGGCTTCTCCGGCGTCGGGGCGTCCTCCACGGAGGCCTCGATCTCGCTGGCGGGGATCCAGGTGTCGTAACTGCGGGCGCAGAGGGACGGGCTGAGCGGCGaccccggcgcggggggcgccccgcgggcgcgggggggggctcccccaggcctcagcccccccccgggccccctcaCCTGTCGGGGTAGTAGCCCCAGTGCAGCAGGACCTGCTTGTCGCGCTTCATGACCGGCCGCACCCACTCCTCTGCGGGAGAGACGGAGCggggcgccctgagcagggtcccgccgcggcgcccccccaaacgccccccccccccgccggggctccccccTCGCACCCACCTTCCTCAAGGTTCCCGGGGACGGGGCAGACGACGTGGGACGCGTTGCTCTTGTCCTCGGTCACGGTGCCCTGCGaggagagcaggggagggggtcCAGGGCCCAGGCGCTGCGTggggcccccccgtgccccccccccggcgctgccaCCGACCTGGTGCCTCTTGACGATGTCTTTGAGCTTGCTCAGCAGCTTGGGCTCGATCTCCTGGTGCAGGAAGATGTTGGGCCGGGCCAGGCAGTTGTTCTGGGGAAGCAGGAGAGGGACTGGTgagcgggggggggacacgggggggtcccggggaggggggggcagcggcgACGCCTCTTACCTGCACCAGGGATTTCTCGATGGTCATGAACATCTCCACGTTGCGGTCCATGCGCGAGGGATTCTGGAAATCGAAACGCCGCCTTATTGGAAGAAAAGAGCGACTCTCATGAAAGCCACAGCTCGGGTCTCCTGGTCAGCACCCAGCACCtgggggggcgcggaggggggggacacgcgcCTGAACCCCATCAGGGGCCCACGGTGAGGGGGGGGGATACGCCCCGGCACCTGCTTGCCACGGGGGTGGGTGCCCTACACCCGCCCACCCCCGTGCAGCCCCCGGCCGAGGCCACCCCAGGGTGTTCCCATGGAgggggcccccccaccccgtccccgtgaccccccccggacccccccagccGCGACGGGCGCAGGCGGGCGCTCACCATCCTTGGTCGCTCTTGAATTTATAGGCCGCTGCCAGGATGTGGCACAGGGCTCCCCCCGCCTTGAAATCCAAGAAGCATTTGATCTGGAACGGGAAGAAAAGGgtcgggggggggcggccgcgggcggggggcggccctgGAGGGGTGGGGAGCTGGGTGGGGGCTGTCCCCTCACTGGGGGGCCCCCCCGTGTCTGTGTGCCCCCCCCTCACGGAGGTGCCGTCCCCGCGCTGGGCTCCGTCCCCGCGGTGTTGGGGCGCCGGTCCCGGTTGGGACCCGGTTCCTGCGCTGGGACACTGTCCcctgctcggggaggggggggcagctccccgggTCACCGGGTGCTGTCCCCAGGACACCGCGGCCTGTCCCGGTCACCGGGTGCTGTCCGTGGTCGGGCGCTGGCCCGGGGGCCCCGGGGCTCCGTCCCAGCCCAGCTGCGTCCCCAGATCTCCGGGGCCTCGTCCCCGGGTCCCCGGGCGCAGGGCCTTGTCCCCAGGCCCGCGGGGTCCCCAGGGGCTCGTCCCCGGGTCCCCGGGTCGCCGTGTCCCGCGGCCCCGCTCACCGGCAGCTTGGTGAGGGGCGCGTTGCTGACGTGCTTCCCGAACACCTCCTCCTGGAACTGCAGCAGCTGCACCACCAGGCTCGACAGCGACTTGTTGGTGGGGGGCTCGGCCTGGATGTActgcggggggggcgcgggggggcgccgtcagcgccgccgccggggccccgggggggggggggtgggggggcggcgatggcggcggcggggccgtgacaggccgggcccggcggggcgggggccgtgGCCGtcgcccgccgcccctccgccgcCCGATACCTTCTTGTAGTTCTTGCTGAGCCAGAGCCGGACGTTGTCGAACTGGCTGACGGTGTCCGAGGCCTCGTAGTACTTGACGTTGGGGCCGCCGTCCTTCTTCCGCACCGCCATCTTcgagcgggccgggccgcctcccgcctcccgccgccgcgccgctctgccgccccctgccggccccgccccgcgccgccgcgcgcgccgccggccccgccccgcgctccccggggctgcagcgccccctgccgggccGCGCGCTCGCGGGTCCCCCCGGTCCCGGCCGCGGCCGGTGGCTCCGGGGCGGGGcgtggccggcggcggggcgtggctggcggggcggggcgtggcCGGCGGGGcgtggccggcggcggggcccggtcTAGGCGGAGCGCGGCGCAGGGTGGCGCGGGAGTCACGGTGGCCGAGTGGTTAAGGCGTTGGACTCGAAATCCAATGGGGTTTCCCCGCACAGGTTCGAATCCTGTCCGTGACGCTGAGCCCTcgctttttccctttttgctggcggggggcggctccCCCCGTACCCGCTCATTTAACGGGGGGTGTTCGTCATTTTGGGGCACAAcgccttggggggggggggctgcacccgcgacccgcagccgcccccccggagccccgcggcggggggggcccgtcCCTCCCCCCGGGGGGAGCCGCAGCGGCAGCGCCCCAAAAACGCGTTTATCGATCCGAGGGACCCCCGGGATGGGgagaagcccccccccccccccaaaacccacccatcTCTCACACGGGACtgagccccgctgtcccccccctccccgtgtcgTCCCTGgcggggggttttggggagcaggCGCAGCCCCCCCAGGCGCCGAGAGGCCGGTAAAGCGACCAGAACGTTTATTGATGCCGTGAGTCCCCGCGGGACGGACACCGGCGGCGACGGGACGGTAAAAACCACCCGAACaagtgcaaataaattaaaagttcCCAACAAGAAAACGAGGTTCTGAGGGGCCTGTCCACGgtacttccaaaataaaatttaaaaaaaaaaaaaaaaggggataaaaacaggaaaaagccgaaagaagtacaaaaaaaaaaaacccaaaaccaaccccagAGCCACAATCACGAGT
The sequence above is drawn from the Athene noctua chromosome 30, bAthNoc1.hap1.1, whole genome shotgun sequence genome and encodes:
- the SMARCC2 gene encoding SWI/SNF complex subunit SMARCC2 isoform X3, yielding MAVRKKDGGPNVKYYEASDTVSQFDNVRLWLSKNYKKYIQAEPPTNKSLSSLVVQLLQFQEEVFGKHVSNAPLTKLPIKCFLDFKAGGALCHILAAAYKFKSDQGWRRFDFQNPSRMDRNVEMFMTIEKSLVQNNCLARPNIFLHQEIEPKLLSKLKDIVKRHQGTVTEDKSNASHVVCPVPGNLEEEEWVRPVMKRDKQVLLHWGYYPDSYDTWIPASEIEASVEDAPTPEKPRKVHAKWILDTDTFNEWMNEEDYEVTDEKSPVARRKKISAKTLTDEVNSPDSDRRDKKGGNYKKRKRSPSPSPTPEAKKKNAKKGPSTPYNKSKRGHREEEQEDLTKDMDEPSPVPNVEEVTLPKTVNTKKDSESAPVKGGTMTDLDEQEDESMETAGKDEEENGAGSKGEQAKNPDLHEDNVTEQTHHIIIPSYAAWFDYNSVHAIERRALPEFFNGKNKSKTPEIYLAYRNFMIDTYRLNPQEYLTSTACRRNLAGDVCAIMRVHAFLEQWGLINYQVDAESRPTPMGPPPTSHFHVLADTPSGLVPLQPKTPQQTSASQQMLNFPDKSKEKPADMQNFGLRTDMYTKKNVPSKSKAAASATREWTEQETLLLLEALEMYKDDWNKVSEHVGSRTQDECILHFLRLPIEDPYLEDSEASLGPLAYQPIPFSQSGNPVMSTVAFLASVVDPRVASAAAKSALEEFSKMKEEVPTALVEAHVRKVEEAAKVTGKADPAFGLESSGIAGTASDEPERMEESGAEEARAEAQPAEEKKEAKEPRDGAAEEEAKEKPGEGPKKEEEKGKEAEGEKEPDKGDGEGAGEPEKEKEAKEGPDEAPKELPEPEAERKAKVERDIGEGNLSTAAAAALAAAAVKAKHLAAVEERKIKSLVALLVETQMKKLEIKLRHFEELETIMDREREALEYQRQQLLADRQAFHMEQLKYAEMRARQQHFQHLQQQQQQQPPPLPPGAQPLPAAGAPLAPAAHPLAAPPAPAMVAPAEPVGQPLPGAPRRSRRRRRGPAVPHAPAPFPGQQPPSQSLAGSLGGSGHPAVPGNAPAALPFGLPPSAIPLSMANPPAEPLGAAFPANPPALPLHGALASSMPSGGLPPPTHPPGLALPHLAGGSAAAHSPAIVAAVQGSLLPNPGLLADQGPPLQTDPIAPSPSTATPVPPTQ
- the SMARCC2 gene encoding SWI/SNF complex subunit SMARCC2 isoform X2, with protein sequence MAVRKKDGGPNVKYYEASDTVSQFDNVRLWLSKNYKKYIQAEPPTNKSLSSLVVQLLQFQEEVFGKHVSNAPLTKLPIKCFLDFKAGGALCHILAAAYKFKSDQGWRRFDFQNPSRMDRNVEMFMTIEKSLVQNNCLARPNIFLHQEIEPKLLSKLKDIVKRHQGTVTEDKSNASHVVCPVPGNLEEEEWVRPVMKRDKQVLLHWGYYPDSYDTWIPASEIEASVEDAPTPEKPRKVHAKWILDTDTFNEWMNEEDYEVTDEKSPVARRKKISAKTLTDEVNSPDSDRRDKKGGNYKKRKRSPSPSPTPEAKKKNAKKGPSTPYNKSKRGHREEEQEDLTKDMDEPSPVPNVEEVTLPKTVNTKKDSESAPVKGGTMTDLDEQEDESMETAGKDEEENGAGSKGEQAKNPDLHEDNVTEQTHHIIIPSYAAWFDYNSVHAIERRALPEFFNGKNKSKTPEIYLAYRNFMIDTYRLNPQEYLTSTACRRNLAGDVCAIMRVHAFLEQWGLINYQVDAESRPTPMGPPPTSHFHVLADTPSGLVPLQPKTPQGRQSDGDAKTGRKSKEMEELVSETVKGKPELTSASQQMLNFPDKSKEKPADMQNFGLRTDMYTKKNVPSKSKAAASATREWTEQETLLLLEALEMYKDDWNKVSEHVGSRTQDECILHFLRLPIEDPYLEDSEASLGPLAYQPIPFSQSGNPVMSTVAFLASVVDPRVASAAAKSALEEFSKMKEEVPTALVEAHVRKVEEAAKVTGKADPAFGLESSGIAGTASDEPERMEESGAEEARAEAQPAEEKKEAKEPRDGAAEEEAKEKPGEGPKKEEEKGKEAEGEKEPDKGDGEGAGEPEKEKEAKEGPDEAPKELPEPEAERKAKVERDIGEGNLSTAAAAALAAAAVKAKHLAAVEERKIKSLVALLVETQMKKLEIKLRHFEELETIMDREREALEYQRQQLLADRQAFHMEQLKYAEMRARQQHFQHLQQQQQQQPPPLPPGAQPLPAAGAPLAPAAHPLAAPPAPAMVAPAEPVGQPLPGAPRRSRRRRRGPAVPHAPAPFPGQQPPSQSLAGSLGGSGHPAVPGNAPAALPFGLPPSAIPLSMANPPAEPLGAAFPANPPALPLHGALASSMPSGGLPPPTHPPGLALPHLAGGSAAAHSPAIVAAVQGSLLPNPGLLADQGPPLQTDPIAPSPSTATPVPPTQ
- the SMARCC2 gene encoding SWI/SNF complex subunit SMARCC2 isoform X4, with the protein product MAVRKKDGGPNVKYYEASDTVSQFDNVRLWLSKNYKKYIQAEPPTNKSLSSLVVQLLQFQEEVFGKHVSNAPLTKLPIKCFLDFKAGGALCHILAAAYKFKSDQGWRRFDFQNPSRMDRNVEMFMTIEKSLVQNNCLARPNIFLHQEIEPKLLSKLKDIVKRHQGTVTEDKSNASHVVCPVPGNLEEEEWVRPVMKRDKQVLLHWGYYPDSYDTWIPASEIEASVEDAPTPEKPRKVHAKWILDTDTFNEWMNEEDYEVTDEKSPVARRKKISAKTLTDEVNSPDSDRRDKKGGNYKKRKRSPSPSPTPEAKKKNAKKGPSTPYNKSKRGHREEEQEDLTKDMDEPSPVPNVEEVTLPKTVNTKKDSESAPVKGGTMTDLDEQEDESMETAGKDEEENGAGSKGEQAKNPDLHEDNVTEQTHHIIIPSYAAWFDYNSVHAIERRALPEFFNGKNKSKTPEIYLAYRNFMIDTYRLNPQEYLTSTACRRNLAGDVCAIMRVHAFLEQWGLINYQVDAESRPTPMGPPPTSHFHVLADTPSGLVPLQPKTPQGRQSDGDAKTGRKSKEMEELVSETVKGKPELQTSASQQMLNFPDKSKEKPADMQNFGLRTDMYTKKNVPSKSKAAASATREWTEQETLLLLEALEMYKDDWNKVSEHVGSRTQDECILHFLRLPIEDPYLEDSEASLGPLAYQPIPFSQSGNPVMSTVAFLASVVDPRVASAAAKSALEEFSKMKEEVPTALVEAHVRKVEEAAKVTGKADPAFGLESSGIAGTASDEPERMEESGAEEARAEAQPAEEKKEAKEPRDGAAEEEAKEKPGEGPKKEEEKGKEAEGEKEPDKGDGEGAGEPEKEKEAKEGPDEAPKELPEPEAERKAKVERDIGEGNLSTAAAAALAAAAVKAKHLAAVEERKIKSLVALLVETQMKKLEIKLRHFEELETIMDREREALEYQRQQLLADRQAFHMEQLKYAEMRARQQHFQHLQQQQQQQPPPLPPGAQPLPAAGAPLAPAAHPLAAPPAPAMVAPAEPVGQPLPGAPRRSRRRRRGPAVPHAPAPFPGQQPPSQSLAGSLGGSGHPAVPDQGPPLQTDPIAPSPSTATPVPPTQ
- the SMARCC2 gene encoding SWI/SNF complex subunit SMARCC2 isoform X1, whose product is MAVRKKDGGPNVKYYEASDTVSQFDNVRLWLSKNYKKYIQAEPPTNKSLSSLVVQLLQFQEEVFGKHVSNAPLTKLPIKCFLDFKAGGALCHILAAAYKFKSDQGWRRFDFQNPSRMDRNVEMFMTIEKSLVQNNCLARPNIFLHQEIEPKLLSKLKDIVKRHQGTVTEDKSNASHVVCPVPGNLEEEEWVRPVMKRDKQVLLHWGYYPDSYDTWIPASEIEASVEDAPTPEKPRKVHAKWILDTDTFNEWMNEEDYEVTDEKSPVARRKKISAKTLTDEVNSPDSDRRDKKGGNYKKRKRSPSPSPTPEAKKKNAKKGPSTPYNKSKRGHREEEQEDLTKDMDEPSPVPNVEEVTLPKTVNTKKDSESAPVKGGTMTDLDEQEDESMETAGKDEEENGAGSKGEQAKNPDLHEDNVTEQTHHIIIPSYAAWFDYNSVHAIERRALPEFFNGKNKSKTPEIYLAYRNFMIDTYRLNPQEYLTSTACRRNLAGDVCAIMRVHAFLEQWGLINYQVDAESRPTPMGPPPTSHFHVLADTPSGLVPLQPKTPQGRQSDGDAKTGRKSKEMEELVSETVKGKPELQTSASQQMLNFPDKSKEKPADMQNFGLRTDMYTKKNVPSKSKAAASATREWTEQETLLLLEALEMYKDDWNKVSEHVGSRTQDECILHFLRLPIEDPYLEDSEASLGPLAYQPIPFSQSGNPVMSTVAFLASVVDPRVASAAAKSALEEFSKMKEEVPTALVEAHVRKVEEAAKVTGKADPAFGLESSGIAGTASDEPERMEESGAEEARAEAQPAEEKKEAKEPRDGAAEEEAKEKPGEGPKKEEEKGKEAEGEKEPDKGDGEGAGEPEKEKEAKEGPDEAPKELPEPEAERKAKVERDIGEGNLSTAAAAALAAAAVKAKHLAAVEERKIKSLVALLVETQMKKLEIKLRHFEELETIMDREREALEYQRQQLLADRQAFHMEQLKYAEMRARQQHFQHLQQQQQQQPPPLPPGAQPLPAAGAPLAPAAHPLAAPPAPAMVAPAEPVGQPLPGAPRRSRRRRRGPAVPHAPAPFPGQQPPSQSLAGSLGGSGHPAVPGNAPAALPFGLPPSAIPLSMANPPAEPLGAAFPANPPALPLHGALASSMPSGGLPPPTHPPGLALPHLAGGSAAAHSPAIVAAVQGSLLPNPGLLADQGPPLQTDPIAPSPSTATPVPPTQ
- the SMARCC2 gene encoding SWI/SNF complex subunit SMARCC2 isoform X5, coding for MNPSRMDRNVEMFMTIEKSLVQNNCLARPNIFLHQEIEPKLLSKLKDIVKRHQGTVTEDKSNASHVVCPVPGNLEEEEWVRPVMKRDKQVLLHWGYYPDSYDTWIPASEIEASVEDAPTPEKPRKVHAKWILDTDTFNEWMNEEDYEVTDEKSPVARRKKISAKTLTDEVNSPDSDRRDKKGGNYKKRKRSPSPSPTPEAKKKNAKKGPSTPYNKSKRGHREEEQEDLTKDMDEPSPVPNVEEVTLPKTVNTKKDSESAPVKGGTMTDLDEQEDESMETAGKDEEENGAGSKGEQAKNPDLHEDNVTEQTHHIIIPSYAAWFDYNSVHAIERRALPEFFNGKNKSKTPEIYLAYRNFMIDTYRLNPQEYLTSTACRRNLAGDVCAIMRVHAFLEQWGLINYQVDAESRPTPMGPPPTSHFHVLADTPSGLVPLQPKTPQGRQSDGDAKTGRKSKEMEELVSETVKGKPELQTSASQQMLNFPDKSKEKPADMQNFGLRTDMYTKKNVPSKSKAAASATREWTEQETLLLLEALEMYKDDWNKVSEHVGSRTQDECILHFLRLPIEDPYLEDSEASLGPLAYQPIPFSQSGNPVMSTVAFLASVVDPRVASAAAKSALEEFSKMKEEVPTALVEAHVRKVEEAAKVTGKADPAFGLESSGIAGTASDEPERMEESGAEEARAEAQPAEEKKEAKEPRDGAAEEEAKEKPGEGPKKEEEKGKEAEGEKEPDKGDGEGAGEPEKEKEAKEGPDEAPKELPEPEAERKAKVERDIGEGNLSTAAAAALAAAAVKAKHLAAVEERKIKSLVALLVETQMKKLEIKLRHFEELETIMDREREALEYQRQQLLADRQAFHMEQLKYAEMRARQQHFQHLQQQQQQQPPPLPPGAQPLPAAGAPLAPAAHPLAAPPAPAMVAPAEPVGQPLPGAPRRSRRRRRGPAVPHAPAPFPGQQPPSQSLAGSLGGSGHPAVPGNAPAALPFGLPPSAIPLSMANPPAEPLGAAFPANPPALPLHGALASSMPSGGLPPPTHPPGLALPHLAGGSAAAHSPAIVAAVQGSLLPNPGLLADQGPPLQTDPIAPSPSTATPVPPTQ